The Erinaceus europaeus chromosome 4, mEriEur2.1, whole genome shotgun sequence genomic sequence TCTTCTAGCCTTTCAAAAGAAGCAATGGAAACAAGCAATGAAAGTTCAACAACAGACTTCATTCTTCTGGGGTTTTCTAATTGGCCTCAACTAGAACACATCATCTCTGGGGTTGTCTTCATCTTCTACCTTGTGACTCTAGTAGGAAACACAACCATCATTCTTGTGTCCTATCTAGACACTCACCTCCATACTCCCATGTATTTCTTCTTATCCAATTTGTCCTTTTTGGACCTCTGCTATACAACTAGCATTGTGCCCCAGATGCTGGTGAATCTTTGGGGCCCTAAAAAGTCCATTACTTATGGAGGCTGTGTGCTGCAATTCTTCTTTGCCCTTGACTTGGGAGCCACAGAATGTCTCCTCTTGGCTGcgatggcctatgaccgctatgcTGCTGTCTGCCAACCTCTTCACTACACAGTCATCATGCACCCTCAGCTCTGCCAGAACATGGTGCTAACCTCCTGGataggtggtctgggaagtgctTTACTGCTTTGTTCCCTGACTATGAAGTTGCCAAGATGTGGGCAACGGGAAGTGGACAACTTTTTCTGTGAGATGCCAGCATTGATCAAAATGGCTTGTGTCTATTCCAAAGTACTTGAGATTGTTGTCTTTACTCTTGGAGTGGTCCTTCTTCTAGTACCTCTCTCACTCATCCTCATCTCATATGGAGTCATCACTCAAGCTGTCATGAGGATCAAGTCAGCAGGAAAATGGCATAAGATCCT encodes the following:
- the LOC132538191 gene encoding olfactory receptor 2W1-like; amino-acid sequence: METSNESSTTDFILLGFSNWPQLEHIISGVVFIFYLVTLVGNTTIILVSYLDTHLHTPMYFFLSNLSFLDLCYTTSIVPQMLVNLWGPKKSITYGGCVLQFFFALDLGATECLLLAAMAYDRYAAVCQPLHYTVIMHPQLCQNMVLTSWIGGLGSALLLCSLTMKLPRCGQREVDNFFCEMPALIKMACVYSKVLEIVVFTLGVVLLLVPLSLILISYGVITQAVMRIKSAGKWHKILNTCGSHLTVVTLFYGTAIYMYMKPQNNSTSLDEGKFLTLFYTIITPSLNPLIYTLRNKDVKSAIKRMLCIFLNGQKSCESGRNT